The Hyphomonas sediminis genome contains a region encoding:
- a CDS encoding TonB-dependent receptor → MKKTLLLAGAAALAMTVQASPGFAQEASEETELKQDVIVVSARKKDEGLLEAPVAVSAFSETAIEDLQLQSVDDIARFTPGLSFSKAFGRSTERPVIRGQSNVLAGVQFGVESGTAYFIDGVYYSGSIQNLDPNDLQRVEVIKGPQSALYGRNTYAGAINFITKGGAEEFEATAKARFGNNDTSEYAASIAGPLLPGLTGRLSFRDYEYGGEFRNAVTGELVGQEKTTSLAGVLDWSPASSFDSRLRVSYSEDRDGVLPLFLQSAEENNCMPGYRSLAYWAMSGSTNNNQYYCGVIKPGQVAVNSGVDADGVPNLIPGVPLNSTFPFMAGAYGLGDGTAFDGILRDLWVASSVSTYRFGDSGWELSLLGGYSKEHNKQGYDSDHSSVNFFLAGPTNEPFFANTTRKDVEDYSLELQLATPQDERLRGMVGVYLYDQILLEGDITFADPAGRAVDTGKRTVRNEAIFGLVEFDFTDRLTATLEGRYAEETKTDRTSTATPEVSYSKFTPRLTVDYNLTNGGTVYGVFAQGVKPGGINGAIGEAVGMPTYDQEESDNFELGIKTPLPNVGLGVWNLSLAGYFTDATNVQLTSAVAATSGAINSIATNQGAGEIKGLELDLQGAFNEIVSGGVTYAWTDAKFTEGCDADEWIMSSGGGNFTDPANQTGVDYTALFPGSGPASCNIAGRTFPLTSEHQASAFVRLDFREAGPFGSDFFVSSDLSYESSKFVQIHNAAETGDALLLGARFGFETDKWTLSAYGQNITDEDSITMATRWLQGPYFSAGFSPNIAPATASRGAPRAYFGSLRRGPQFGAELRVRF, encoded by the coding sequence ATGAAGAAGACACTATTACTGGCAGGCGCAGCTGCACTGGCGATGACCGTTCAGGCATCCCCCGGCTTTGCGCAGGAAGCGAGCGAAGAGACCGAGCTTAAGCAGGACGTGATCGTCGTCAGCGCGCGCAAGAAGGACGAGGGGCTGCTGGAAGCGCCCGTCGCCGTCAGCGCGTTCAGCGAAACTGCGATTGAAGACCTTCAACTGCAATCGGTCGATGATATCGCGCGCTTCACGCCGGGCCTGTCCTTCTCCAAGGCATTTGGCCGCTCAACGGAGCGCCCGGTCATCCGGGGCCAGTCGAACGTGCTCGCGGGCGTGCAGTTCGGTGTCGAGTCCGGCACGGCTTACTTCATCGACGGCGTCTATTATTCCGGATCGATCCAGAACCTCGACCCGAATGACCTGCAGCGCGTTGAGGTGATCAAGGGGCCGCAATCGGCACTTTACGGCCGCAACACCTATGCCGGCGCGATCAACTTCATCACCAAAGGCGGGGCCGAAGAGTTCGAGGCGACCGCCAAGGCGCGCTTTGGCAATAACGACACTTCCGAATATGCTGCGTCGATCGCCGGCCCGCTGCTGCCGGGCCTGACCGGGCGCCTGAGCTTCCGCGACTATGAATATGGCGGTGAATTCCGCAATGCGGTGACGGGCGAACTGGTTGGCCAGGAGAAGACGACAAGCCTGGCCGGTGTGCTCGACTGGTCGCCGGCATCTTCCTTCGATTCGCGCCTGCGGGTGAGCTATTCGGAAGACCGTGACGGCGTGCTGCCGCTGTTCCTTCAGTCTGCGGAAGAGAACAATTGTATGCCGGGCTATCGCTCGCTGGCCTATTGGGCGATGTCGGGCAGCACCAACAACAACCAGTATTATTGCGGCGTAATCAAGCCGGGCCAGGTTGCCGTGAACTCCGGTGTCGATGCCGATGGTGTTCCAAACCTCATTCCGGGCGTCCCGCTGAACTCGACCTTCCCGTTCATGGCTGGCGCATACGGCCTTGGCGACGGAACGGCGTTTGACGGCATCCTGCGCGACCTGTGGGTGGCGTCTTCGGTCTCGACCTATCGCTTCGGCGATTCGGGCTGGGAGTTGAGCCTGCTCGGCGGTTACTCCAAAGAGCACAACAAGCAGGGGTACGATTCCGACCACTCGTCGGTGAACTTCTTCCTTGCCGGTCCGACGAATGAGCCCTTCTTCGCGAACACCACCCGCAAGGATGTTGAGGACTACAGCCTGGAGCTTCAGCTCGCGACGCCGCAGGACGAGCGCCTGCGGGGCATGGTGGGCGTGTATCTCTACGACCAGATTCTGCTTGAGGGTGATATTACGTTTGCCGATCCTGCTGGCCGTGCAGTTGACACCGGCAAGCGGACTGTCCGCAACGAAGCGATCTTCGGTCTCGTTGAGTTTGACTTCACCGACCGCCTGACAGCGACCCTGGAAGGGCGGTATGCGGAGGAAACCAAGACCGACCGGACATCGACAGCGACGCCGGAAGTTTCCTACAGCAAGTTCACCCCGCGCCTGACGGTTGACTATAACCTGACCAATGGCGGCACCGTGTACGGCGTGTTCGCGCAGGGCGTGAAGCCCGGCGGCATCAATGGCGCCATCGGGGAAGCAGTCGGCATGCCGACCTATGACCAGGAAGAGTCCGATAACTTCGAACTTGGCATCAAGACGCCCCTGCCGAATGTTGGTCTCGGCGTCTGGAACCTGTCGCTGGCGGGCTATTTCACCGATGCGACGAATGTGCAGCTGACCTCGGCTGTGGCGGCAACGTCTGGCGCGATCAACTCGATCGCCACTAACCAGGGCGCTGGCGAGATCAAGGGTCTCGAACTCGACCTGCAGGGCGCGTTCAACGAGATTGTCAGCGGCGGCGTGACCTATGCCTGGACCGATGCGAAGTTCACCGAAGGCTGCGATGCCGATGAGTGGATCATGTCTTCGGGGGGCGGGAACTTCACCGATCCGGCAAACCAGACGGGCGTCGACTACACCGCGCTGTTCCCTGGCTCCGGTCCGGCAAGCTGCAATATTGCGGGCCGTACGTTCCCTCTGACATCGGAGCATCAGGCGAGCGCCTTTGTGCGCCTCGACTTCCGCGAAGCCGGCCCGTTTGGCTCTGACTTCTTCGTGTCGAGCGATCTGTCGTATGAAAGCTCGAAGTTCGTGCAGATCCACAATGCCGCAGAAACCGGAGATGCCCTGCTTTTGGGCGCGCGCTTCGGCTTCGAGACGGACAAGTGGACGCTTTCGGCCTACGGCCAGAACATCACGGATGAAGACTCCATCACGATGGCGACGCGCTGGCTGCAGGGGCCATATTTCTCTGCCGGGTTCAGCCCGAACATTGCACCGGCGACGGCCTCCCGCGGAGCACCGCGTGCCTATTTCGGCTCGCTGCGCCGTGGCCCGCAATTCGGCGCGGAACTGCGCGTCCGCTTCTGA
- a CDS encoding flavin monoamine oxidase family protein, whose amino-acid sequence MFMSRRRFALLSGAAMLSACAPAPAKGRKDAADVLILGAGLSGLHAARMLVAAGMRVLILEADTRAGGRILTLDDVPGLPEGGGQQVGQTYARIRKTALDLDVPVIPYPPRPRDAAIAAGGRVMPVSDWAAAPENPLPGPFRPLTPSAALMVAAGRANPFADNYAWREIAAADDISAEAFLAGLGFDTASLALMDSSLNGNSLDTYSIANLWRTLTLYAEDASIGPSERITGGSSRLTEAMAASLPGEAIRLETPVTAIAERGTHVEVTAGGQVYTAPFAICTLPFPALRRLDVQFAEADPAAEVRRAAIAGLPYTRIHQVHVVPETRYWETDGLPVEMWTDGPIERVFANFDEAGDVASLTCWINGNGADPARSDADWFAVANAEFQRLRGTSVRGVRVVRWDETQPRAGGAYMHWAPGQIGAWAGKMGAPSGRLHFAGEHLSFLHTGMEGAMESGEQAAHAVLETAQL is encoded by the coding sequence ATGTTTATGTCACGCCGCCGCTTTGCACTGCTGTCAGGTGCAGCAATGCTCTCCGCTTGCGCACCCGCGCCCGCCAAAGGCCGAAAGGACGCCGCCGATGTGCTTATTCTGGGCGCTGGCCTGTCAGGGCTGCACGCCGCGCGAATGCTTGTGGCCGCCGGCATGAGGGTTCTCATCCTGGAGGCTGACACGCGGGCAGGCGGAAGAATCCTCACGCTGGACGATGTTCCGGGCCTTCCGGAGGGCGGCGGCCAGCAGGTTGGCCAGACCTATGCGCGTATTCGCAAGACAGCGCTGGATCTCGATGTGCCCGTCATTCCCTATCCTCCCCGCCCGCGCGACGCCGCCATCGCCGCCGGTGGCCGTGTGATGCCTGTCTCCGACTGGGCCGCCGCGCCGGAAAACCCGCTGCCCGGCCCGTTCCGCCCGCTCACGCCCTCTGCTGCCCTTATGGTCGCCGCCGGCCGCGCCAATCCGTTTGCCGACAATTACGCCTGGCGCGAGATCGCTGCGGCAGACGACATTTCCGCCGAGGCGTTCCTCGCCGGGCTCGGCTTCGATACGGCCTCCCTTGCGCTCATGGATAGCTCGCTCAACGGCAACAGCCTGGACACCTACTCCATCGCCAATCTCTGGCGCACACTGACCCTCTATGCAGAAGACGCATCCATCGGCCCGTCGGAACGCATCACCGGCGGCTCCTCCCGCCTGACGGAAGCGATGGCCGCCAGCCTGCCGGGCGAGGCCATCCGCCTTGAAACGCCCGTCACCGCCATTGCCGAGCGCGGCACCCATGTCGAGGTCACCGCCGGCGGGCAGGTCTACACCGCGCCTTTCGCCATCTGCACGCTGCCATTCCCGGCCCTGCGCCGTCTCGATGTCCAGTTTGCCGAAGCTGATCCGGCTGCAGAGGTCCGCCGCGCCGCCATCGCGGGCCTGCCTTACACCCGCATCCATCAAGTCCACGTCGTTCCCGAGACGCGCTATTGGGAAACTGATGGCCTCCCGGTCGAGATGTGGACCGATGGCCCCATCGAGCGGGTCTTCGCCAATTTCGATGAGGCAGGCGATGTCGCCAGCCTCACCTGCTGGATCAATGGCAACGGCGCCGATCCCGCCCGCAGCGATGCCGACTGGTTTGCCGTGGCGAATGCTGAGTTTCAGCGCCTGCGGGGAACATCCGTTCGCGGCGTCCGTGTCGTGCGGTGGGATGAAACTCAGCCCCGCGCGGGCGGCGCATACATGCATTGGGCGCCCGGCCAGATCGGCGCCTGGGCCGGCAAGATGGGCGCGCCCTCTGGCCGTCTGCATTTCGCCGGTGAACATCTCTCCTTCCTGCATACAGGGATGGAGGGCGCGATGGAGTCCGGCGAGCAGGCCGCCCACGCCGTCCTCGAAACAGCTCAGCTCTAA
- a CDS encoding MFS transporter has product MAETGEFNRGWPVVSAAAIGVGLGLSPLPFYTIGVMIPPILAEFGPMGWAPGDILNALAIYTFGVFIAAPLVGILAQRFGARIVALISTVTFSLSMMALAFNTGSKPLYIFLWLLLAFAGAGTLPITFTRPVAAWFDKNRGIVLGLALIATGVSGALAKFFAQYIVSNPEWHFFNGSGWRSAYILLALLPLTISLPLSLLSLRDLDDKPASESRLVSMKLPILGISLLGTLGLIAIVWMQVLPLISAHGARLEYIMAIVFSLMMLMPVLAMIFLDIRKTPPARAEGAAQLLTGMGLSEALKDWRFWLLGICFMPISYAVGAVIPNIERILVHQSFDINEAVGLATLTGLAVLLGRAVGGYLIDRLWAPAVAFAFLASPAIALWLLGQPGLSPSMATIAILMIGFGAGVEYDFMAYIVSKYFGMKSYTAIYGTLYAFFAVGAGLGPSIMTDIADGRGIHFLGADTGILPGYNWEWTLTSAAILLFVSTLPILLLGKYRYGREHEVEAPPAIAPAGAAPSEV; this is encoded by the coding sequence ATGGCTGAAACAGGTGAGTTCAACCGCGGCTGGCCGGTGGTCAGTGCTGCTGCCATCGGTGTCGGCCTGGGGCTTTCGCCGCTGCCGTTCTACACGATCGGCGTGATGATCCCGCCGATCCTGGCCGAATTCGGCCCAATGGGCTGGGCGCCGGGAGACATTCTGAACGCGCTGGCCATTTATACATTTGGCGTGTTCATCGCGGCGCCGCTGGTTGGCATTCTGGCGCAGCGTTTCGGCGCGCGGATCGTGGCGCTGATCTCTACGGTGACCTTCAGCCTGTCGATGATGGCGCTGGCCTTCAATACCGGATCGAAGCCGCTCTACATTTTCCTCTGGCTGCTGCTGGCTTTTGCCGGGGCGGGAACGCTGCCCATCACATTTACCCGGCCTGTTGCGGCGTGGTTCGACAAGAACCGGGGGATCGTGCTGGGCCTCGCGTTGATCGCGACGGGCGTGAGCGGCGCGCTGGCGAAATTCTTTGCACAATACATCGTGTCGAACCCGGAATGGCATTTCTTCAACGGTTCGGGCTGGCGCAGCGCGTATATCCTGCTGGCGCTGCTGCCGTTGACGATTTCGTTGCCGCTGAGCCTGCTGAGCCTGCGCGACCTGGACGACAAGCCGGCGAGCGAGTCGCGCCTTGTTTCGATGAAGCTGCCGATCCTCGGGATTTCGCTGCTGGGCACGCTGGGCCTGATCGCGATCGTCTGGATGCAGGTGCTGCCGTTGATCAGTGCGCATGGAGCCCGGCTGGAATACATCATGGCGATCGTCTTCTCACTGATGATGCTGATGCCCGTTCTGGCGATGATCTTCCTCGACATCCGCAAGACGCCGCCGGCGCGCGCCGAGGGCGCCGCGCAGTTGCTGACGGGTATGGGGCTTTCCGAAGCGCTGAAGGATTGGCGGTTCTGGCTGCTGGGGATCTGCTTCATGCCGATCTCGTATGCGGTCGGCGCGGTGATCCCGAATATCGAGCGCATCCTTGTGCACCAGTCCTTCGACATCAACGAAGCAGTTGGGCTGGCCACGCTGACGGGGCTGGCGGTGCTGCTGGGCCGCGCGGTGGGCGGCTATCTGATCGACCGCCTGTGGGCGCCAGCCGTGGCATTTGCCTTCCTCGCCTCACCGGCCATTGCGCTCTGGCTGCTGGGGCAGCCGGGACTTTCGCCATCGATGGCGACCATCGCGATCCTGATGATCGGTTTTGGCGCGGGCGTGGAATATGACTTCATGGCCTATATCGTCTCGAAGTATTTCGGGATGAAATCCTACACGGCGATCTATGGCACGCTGTATGCGTTCTTCGCGGTGGGGGCGGGCCTTGGCCCGTCGATCATGACGGACATTGCCGATGGCCGAGGCATCCACTTCCTGGGCGCGGATACGGGCATTCTGCCGGGCTATAACTGGGAGTGGACGCTGACGAGCGCGGCGATCCTGCTGTTCGTTTCGACGCTGCCGATCCTGTTGCTGGGAAAGTACCGGTACGGACGAGAACACGAGGTGGAGGCGCCGCCGGCGATTGCACCGGCGGGCGCCGCGCCCTCAGAGGTATGA
- a CDS encoding alpha/beta fold hydrolase, whose product MARVKKSYVDGKYGQLHYRIAVPETPSALPPLYCLHQSPKCGMEFEALMGAIGDERIVVAPDYPGYGQSCKPPEEHLATVPAYAEACWQVADALGHDNLALFGNHTGSKVATEMAVMRPGHVGNIAMVSAALLTDEERAFFADYFTPIPLDDAGTRFTTMWQRIIERRGPGTTLEMLAQSMMMNLLGGEEYEWGHAAAFSFAEPFEEALKTLPNRITILNPADDLTDCTRRAIPLLKNGEVVECPQWGYNFMDVWPTEVAALLRSYL is encoded by the coding sequence ATGGCCCGCGTAAAGAAATCATATGTAGACGGAAAATACGGACAGCTTCACTACCGCATCGCGGTTCCGGAAACGCCCTCCGCGCTGCCCCCGCTCTACTGCCTTCACCAGAGCCCGAAATGCGGCATGGAATTCGAAGCCCTGATGGGCGCTATCGGCGATGAACGCATCGTCGTCGCGCCCGATTATCCGGGCTACGGCCAGTCCTGCAAACCGCCGGAAGAACACCTTGCCACGGTCCCCGCCTATGCCGAAGCCTGCTGGCAGGTCGCCGACGCGCTCGGCCATGACAATCTCGCCCTCTTCGGCAACCATACCGGCTCGAAGGTCGCCACCGAGATGGCCGTCATGCGCCCCGGCCATGTCGGCAACATCGCGATGGTGTCAGCTGCCCTGCTCACCGATGAAGAGCGCGCCTTCTTCGCGGACTACTTCACGCCGATCCCGCTGGACGATGCCGGCACCCGCTTCACAACCATGTGGCAACGCATCATCGAACGCCGCGGCCCCGGCACGACGCTGGAAATGCTGGCTCAGTCCATGATGATGAACCTGCTGGGCGGCGAGGAATATGAGTGGGGCCACGCGGCCGCCTTCTCCTTCGCGGAGCCCTTCGAGGAAGCCCTGAAAACCTTGCCGAACCGGATCACGATCCTCAACCCGGCAGATGATCTCACCGACTGCACCCGCCGCGCGATCCCGCTCCTGAAGAATGGCGAAGTGGTTGAATGCCCCCAATGGGGCTACAACTTCATGGACGTCTGGCCCACCGAAGTTGCAGCCCTCCTGAGATCATACCTCTGA
- a CDS encoding MDR family NADP-dependent oxidoreductase yields MKRYTLKAALTAAPTAEDFTAIDAPSPECPEGGVVARVIYLSLDPYVGSRLRGRHMGETPPTPMQGAIPGAIVGQVVESRAAGIAEGDYVHAMEGGWQEYCALPAGHFRKVDPKAAPLRAHIGVLGMPGLTAWAGITQLAKAGDGDVVLVDAAAGSVGGTAGQIARIKGASKVVGVAGGPEKCRLVTETYGFDACIDYRAEGWQAALKETLPEGASVFFENVSADMAMIALSVSRLYVRGVLCGLADAYQADTPQAHALNAGAIIGKRAQMLGLVVYDFYPRWDEYVAEASAWISQGKLAFAEDHVTGLDNAPALFGKLMRGGNVGKPIVTVSEEQA; encoded by the coding sequence ATGAAGCGCTACACCCTGAAAGCGGCGCTCACCGCCGCCCCCACCGCTGAAGATTTCACGGCCATAGATGCGCCGTCTCCGGAATGTCCGGAAGGCGGCGTCGTTGCGCGCGTCATCTATCTCTCGCTGGACCCCTATGTCGGCTCCCGCCTGCGCGGCCGCCATATGGGCGAAACGCCGCCCACGCCAATGCAGGGCGCCATTCCCGGCGCCATAGTTGGCCAGGTCGTTGAAAGCCGCGCAGCAGGCATCGCCGAAGGCGATTATGTCCACGCCATGGAAGGCGGCTGGCAGGAGTACTGCGCGCTGCCCGCCGGCCATTTCCGCAAGGTTGATCCAAAAGCCGCCCCCCTGCGTGCCCATATCGGTGTCCTCGGCATGCCCGGCCTCACAGCCTGGGCCGGCATCACCCAGCTCGCCAAGGCAGGCGACGGCGATGTCGTCCTCGTCGATGCTGCAGCCGGCTCCGTCGGCGGCACAGCGGGCCAGATCGCGCGCATCAAGGGCGCCTCGAAAGTCGTCGGCGTCGCCGGTGGCCCGGAGAAGTGCCGCCTTGTCACCGAAACCTACGGCTTCGATGCCTGCATCGACTACAGGGCCGAAGGCTGGCAGGCCGCCCTGAAGGAAACGCTGCCCGAAGGCGCCAGCGTCTTCTTCGAAAACGTCTCGGCAGACATGGCAATGATCGCCCTGTCGGTCTCGCGCCTTTATGTGCGCGGCGTGCTCTGCGGCCTGGCCGATGCCTATCAGGCCGACACGCCGCAAGCTCACGCGCTGAATGCGGGCGCCATCATCGGCAAGCGCGCCCAGATGCTCGGCCTCGTCGTCTACGACTTCTATCCCCGCTGGGATGAATATGTTGCCGAGGCGAGCGCCTGGATCAGCCAGGGCAAGCTCGCCTTCGCCGAGGATCACGTCACCGGTCTCGACAACGCCCCCGCATTGTTTGGAAAGCTCATGCGCGGCGGCAATGTCGGCAAACCCATCGTCACCGTTTCAGAGGAACAGGCATAA
- a CDS encoding DUF1330 domain-containing protein: MAAYMIVFAQVKDRARFVAEYAAPTAALLARYGGEYVLRAPGVESLEGGLFGGASAVISKWPDKAAIRRFWESPEYEALKAARQPLAEAHVMIVEETA, from the coding sequence ATGGCAGCTTACATGATCGTTTTTGCACAGGTGAAGGATCGCGCACGCTTTGTGGCTGAATATGCGGCACCTACAGCGGCGCTGCTTGCCAGGTATGGCGGCGAATATGTCCTGCGCGCGCCGGGCGTGGAGAGCCTTGAGGGCGGATTGTTTGGCGGCGCGAGCGCTGTCATTTCCAAATGGCCCGACAAGGCGGCGATCCGCCGTTTCTGGGAGAGCCCGGAATATGAAGCGCTGAAAGCCGCGCGCCAGCCATTGGCAGAGGCGCATGTGATGATCGTGGAGGAAACGGCATGA